In Mastomys coucha isolate ucsf_1 unplaced genomic scaffold, UCSF_Mcou_1 pScaffold20, whole genome shotgun sequence, one DNA window encodes the following:
- the Ankrd7 gene encoding ankyrin repeat domain-containing protein 7, which yields MKKFFCFRGKRKTDDYHSNFSELPISMARTAPSLSIGGGSHLRDKHLKKLHKAASVGNVQKLKDYLERKKYDVNGRDKRSRTPLHLACANGYTNIVSLLIENQCKINVQDSENRTPLIKAVECQQESCATVLLLHGADPNLVDGYSNTALHYAVCGQNISLAKKLLEYKANLEAKNKDGCTPLLLAVTENNENMIKFLLKKGADVNASDNNHRTAIMIALIVEPTSSLKLLLQQDMDLACKDIYGFTAEEYASFNGFTMYHQIIANKENKKKTERRAY from the exons ATGAAGAAATTCTTCTGCTtcaggggaaagaggaagacagatgaTTATCACAGCAACTTCTCAGAACTGCCCATTAGCATGGCCAGGACCGCGCCTAGCCTGTCCATAGGTGGGGGATCTCACCTTCGAGATAAGCACTTAAAGAAACTTCATAAAGCTGCTTCAGTTGGCAATGTGCAGAAGCTGAAGGATTACCTTGAACGCAAGAAATACGATGTGAATGGGCGGGACAAAAGAAGCAG AACACCTTTGCATTTGGCCTGTGCTAATGGATATACAAATATTGTCTCCCTTTTAATTGAGAATCAATGCAAAATTAATgtccaggatagtgaaaacagaACCCCATTGATTAAG GCAGTAGAGTGTCAACAGGAGAGCTGTGCTACGGTTCTTCTACTCCATGGTGCAGACCCAAATCTGGTAGATGGTTATAGTAACACTGCTCTTCATTATGCTGTTTGTGGACAGAATATCTCACTAGCCAAAAAATTGCTTGAATACAAAGCCAATCTTGAAGCCAAAAATAAG GATGGTTGCACTCCACTTTTACTTGCTGTtactgaaaataatgaaaatatgataaaGTTCCTCTTGAAGAAAGGAGCAGATGTAAATGCATCAGACAACAACCACAG AACAGCCATCATGATTGCTCTGATTGTTGAACCAACAAGTTCTTTAAAACTTCTTCTTCAGCAAGATATGGACCTAGCATGCAAAGATATTTACGGATTTACAGCTGAGGAATATGCATCATTTAATGGCTTTACTAT GTATCATCAGATAATTGCCAATaaggagaacaagaagaaaactgaGCGAAGAGCTTACTGA